TAGCGGAGGCAAAATCACTGTAAATACTTAAGGAAATGTTTTCGTATATGTATTATTTTTGTAAGGTGTCATGCAAACTTATACTGTTTTTACCAGTAGTTTtctctccatttgcactatagCCTAAAAAAGCTGTAGAAATAATTGTGagcattgtttttttgtttttttaattattgcgttaataataatattaataatactgTTAATTCCCGTCTGATCCTCGGTTACTTATGGGCTAGAGTGAGATCTTGCTGATAAGGAAAACTTGTATATACAGTGGAAGTCATGAATAGTTGTTGTTAGTGCACGAGGTCATGCTGAAAATACAAATGTTTCAATGTTGAGCATTGTTGAGCCTTCACAATGTACAGACCATGGGAGGCGAGCGTCAGCAAGAATTTCCTAAAGCCTCTATAGTGGTCATTCAGACTCCatcctgtatatatttttttccatgttcaGACGACTCATGATGTACAAGCACCACTCTGTATTCAGTCACTTTTAAAGACTGCTTACACTGCGACCCAATAAACCTTTGTCAtcttctaaaaaacaaaaaagtgttttcaacTTATTGCGCGCATGTGCGTAATTCGCTTCGTGAAGCGGATGGATAAAATACTGTGCACAGCAAAACTCTAAAGGCTTATATGTCATTTATTTGGCTGCAAGGACAAAGAACACAGTGTTCTCAATTTTGGATGTGTGGATATTTGGGATGACATATAAACCCTCTTTTCCATAGTATTAGTTATGCGCTGGGATTTAACAAAGCCCACCTACGGAAGCCTTAATGACATATTTTAATCGCATAAGAGCTGATTAAATATAGTGAAACTTGAGATGACTTCAAGTTATAACGTGGCAATTTACACTATGAAGCAATACTTCAACTTATCAAGTGCAACCTGCTCTCCGTGGGTGCAGACAATAGGTTTGATTTATAATCCGAGTGACATAAAGCACGAAGCCTGCACACAACAGAGCGGGAAATGTGCACAGGAATAAAGCACTTTAATACAATGAAAATGCAGTTGTATACAATGGCAGGGGCATTAAATAACTGGGGGTTAACGCTTTTTAGTGAAACCCACAATTCAAACGCTCCTACATAGAGGACATACAGGTTAACCTGTAACAATCATTCGCACATCAAACTCAACATCTATCATGTAGAGGGGCTGCAGATCCCCGAGGAGGTGCCTTTGCAGACACACCCATCGTTTGCCGTCCTCCTCCTTACCTGAGGAGCAACTCTGCCATCTTGTGGCGTCCTGAAGGAACAAACGGGCTCCTCTTCACTGCAGTCGGCACAAAGGCGGCAGCAGACTGGATTCCCAACTGATGATGAGAGTCAGGAATCAGGATTACATGTAAATAACTCCCCTCTTGTTATCTTTATATAGGGATGTAAGATTGCTGCACTAACCTTGTTTAAAAGCTCCCTGCTGAGCAATCAATGTGCAGCGGGCAGACCAACCAAAGCATGCCACTGTTGAAACCGCATCAATGAGGAGTAATCTAATTTTCAGTATTTTAACTCTTTacgcatataaataaataaataaggtttTGTGATTAAGTTTACAGAGAATCCATTCCTCCTGTGACTCATATACACTCGGATGCCAGATATTAAAAACATCTGCTCTCGCTTGAgcgctaaaaacaaaaaacttcagTAACGACAGAAACTTGGTCCAAAGATAAAAGTGCCAACTATTAAACATCAATAATAATTACAGTTTCACAACATCTCTTTCAACAGTCATGACGTCTCCACCCAGTCTGGTCTGGTCTTTTATTAAGCAACTAAAATCAGTaagaaaactgttttaaaagTCAAAGAAACGTCCGGAAACAGTGGGTTCAGAGCTAAATCAGTCAACAAAACAGGTATAATAATCAAAGAGTCATAGTGGGAAAACAATACAATGGTGGACTCTGTGACACAGGAAAATCATTGGAAGGGTGttaggggggagaaaaaaaaaaaaaaaaagcacaaatcaaACAGTTAAAATCgattaaaattaatttaactTCAAAGTGAAATTGACAAACCTAGCAGAAGCAAAGATAAATGACcacatttttcattaaaaatgtaaaattttgtaGGTGTGCCTGGTCTCCTTTTAGAGCAGAAAATATTTCCTACATTCCGGCAAATGCAAAACCACCATCTTCCACATGAAAGGAAAGTTTCTTTCTGCACAAAGAGAAATCTCTCCCTGCCACAGCATTCCCCATTAACACTTTgctactaaaaaagaaaagaaaaacaatacttCATCAGTCCAAACAGCATGCCTAAGAGGAAAGTAGCATGCTACAACTACCCACTGCCACTGGATTAATTTGGCAAATCGTATACGATTAATTTGTATCTCCGGTATCTCAGTCAGAAGAAACAGCGATTCTCATGTGTGGGTTtcagcagcagccaatcagcaaGTAGTCTTTGCCAAAATGCTTCACATGCTGCCCTTTGGTTCGTGTTTCAATTTGGCATATTTTGCTTTATGCACGTATATAAAAATCTCTCATCATTAGCACTATATTGACACTGAGGGGGAAAGCAGTGGGCTTGACACTGCTTTCTTCCTGCATTTCCTCCCCTCTGATAAAGCACCTTTTTGGATATTAACAGTAGCAGTTCTTGGAGTGTCAAGCACAGAAAGGCTACCCACTACTTAGCCTGGACGAACAATGTAAGGCGGAAAAAGCTGGGCCCGGCAGCATGGGGAATAATACGATCATCAGCTTGCTGCTGGTGTGATGTGATCAACTGacttcaaagtggagaagagatCAGATGATGGAAATGGCAGAGATATGGAAAGTGTCCTGGAAGCCTTCagggtattaaaaaaaaaagtaagatgaCATGGACTTTGTCTAGTTCAAGCTGTGGCGGTTCTGCATCTGGTCACAGAGGTTTGGTCTTGATGGATGGAGCATCAGGCTGGGGGGGGAAAGCCTTTCCAGCTTGTCAGTTATTTCAGTCTGGCAACAGCTCTGTAGATAGCAAAACCCAGAACTGCAACCACAGCCGAGCCCAAAGCCACTCTCAGCCAGAATGTTGTGTTGCTCATGTCTGAACCATTCAGGTGCCTGGAGATTGAAAGGGAAAAAGAGCAATCACAGAGGgtcagcaataaaaaaaaaaaaaaaccatgaacAAGCATTAATATTACAAACATCTAGCTTACTTTACACCTTCACCTAGCACCTTTTATTCATTCAGCTTTATAGTTTCTACAGTTTTAATGAAACTTTCTCCTGAATACACCCCTAGAAACTCTGTATAtcaaaatgatttttaatgataatAAAATGTGGTAGATATAACTCTACACTTTATTTAGTATGTGCAGAGCCATAAATATGCAATTAACCCCTGCCTCGGCTTTCTGCTGCCTGCCTGCCATCATCTCCCTCTGCACGTGCAAACCAAAGTGACTGTCAGAATCTGTGTGTATGATGTTTATGAAACGGTCATTGGTACTATACAGTTACAGGTAACAGTGTTATCTAATGTCTGACAGCACTTAGGATATTTTTAATCTGTGCGCAGTTTACCTAAAACAATATACGGTTCCTATAGgtggatatatatataatatatagagACATTTACCTCACATATACTTCTCTATTAATAAATCTAACATGGGCTCAACCTGGGATGTTCTCCCTGTACCAAAGAACCTAAATGGTGACTGAAAACAGGAGGTGGTGACTGAGTGCAGCAGGCTGTCTAACTGAAACATACGGGTACATGGCTGCCCAGGCAAGTCTTGTGTAGATGTTCTTGCTGGTGGAGTCAAGGGACAGCGTGGAGAAGGGCATCGGTGGAGGCAGTCTGTGCTTATAACAGAACTCTGCTGGGGTCATCCCGTGGAACTGCTTCACTTCAGGAAGGTCCACCTTGCAGGCGACCAGCACGCATGGGATGTTGCTTTCCATGTAATGttgctaaattaaaaaaaattaacaagttCAAACAGTGAAAAGCTGAGTTGAGAGAGGAGCAAATTTATATAAAAGGGTGTCCTAATGTAATTCAGATAACACATAACTATGGGGTTGTCAACTAATTACAGCCAGTGGGTCCGAATACAAGAAAATTAAATCACAGTTTATGTTTATGTGTTGCTTAGTAACTGCAGAGTAATTGTAACTGAATCTTTCTTTAGtcaaacaaatattaaaaaactgaTAATGATGCTGGAAGGATGTCTGTCTCAAGTCTATTTAATATGTTGGACCGTCTAACCTCTGCAATCTTCAGCTCTCCAAACTTATCTTTCTGTAATTACATATACGAACGGTAAAGACTGGGAGAGGCTGCAAAGTGAGCTGTGCTGGATTATCAGATAGGGTAACTGTGGGTAAACAGCAGCAAAACACACAGTAAAAGTAGAACTGatctcaaaattaaaaaataaatagaaattgACACTTTGTCCTTCAAATGGTCCTGCAACTGACCTTGTATATGCTGGCACAATAGTTGAAGGAATGGGGGTCACTGATGTCGTACATGAGACAAGCAACATCACAGGAGGCGTCTGACTTCTTCAAGAACTCTGTCTCCACATCTACCTCGTTAAGCTGCAGAGAAGAGAAGGTTGCTCAGGTTATAGTCAGGGTCAGATAGAGAGAGacggtgatttaaaaaaaatccccatgGGAGCTACTTACGATAAGGTACTTTTCCTGGTTACTGACTTGTACAGTATTTATGACATAAGGGCAGAAGGCACTGCTGGAATCGCCTTTATTCtattaaagcaaaaaaagacactttagcATGATCAGAGTTAATAGTAAAGAGTGGTATTTGTCTATCACTACCTAAGAATGCAACATATGACATTCAGCTCCGGACTAGGTGATGGGGACATACCACAGTGTGGCGATCCAAAAAGGCCTGGAGGAAGGCCGACTTGCCTGTCCCTCTTGGTCCAATCACTTTGCAGAGAAATACTGATCTCTGGGTCTGTCGCTTTTCTAGGTCCACCTTTTTCTCTCGTGTCACTTCACATatgaacatttaaacaaacaaacaaacaaacaaataaatcacaAAACGGGCAAAAACACTGATATGCTATTTTTTTCCTATGAAGCTGGTTAGACTTCAACTAGCTTAGCTGTAAGAGCACCACCGATGCTCATCAAAAGAAAAACGTTAAACATTTCAGATGTTAAAATTCtggaaaaaaacctaaaacacCAAAACATAAGATGCCAAAAGATCAGCCTGTAAAAACAGTGTAGAAATTACCCAAAGATAAACTGGTCAACACATGTATTTGCTACTGCCCCATCTAATAAGCCACTTTAgttatcttaaaatgttttgcCGTATTTCACATTTGACATGAAAGTTGCTGGTGAACATAAACCTTGAGTAAAGTGACCTCTAGTGGTTGTCAATACCCGTACACATAAACACTGCATTAGTTTTAAATGAAGTGTAAAGTTTAAAGTTTGTGCTCAAAGCAACCAATAGAAATAGAGCTAagaatttaaactttaaaataaatctatcagaaaagataaaaagaagAGCAAAACACTGGCTTCTACTCACTGATGTTACTTAAGTGCAATCTTTAGCCTGAATGTAGTTCTCAATGACACTAAAATGAGGAGGTTTTATCCTGCGCACAGTACAAAAACCCCTGATGACAGGCAGTTATTAAGCAGACTTTCCCTGAATGATTCTGCTAACATGGCTAAAACCAAAGTACACAAAGaggttaatttatttatttaaaagaaaatcaaagtaAGATCAGGTTTTCTTGCACAAAAAAGGCTGACTCACCAATGGACATCAAACTAcctaaaagaaaactaaaagtctctttgaaaaaatgaaagaCTTTTGATGTTTTCCTGACAAATGTGTAACATTACATCACACATCCTTACAAAACTGTTCTCAAACTGCCCACAATGTGTCTGCAGATATCTTTAAGTCACATCCTGTCATATACTGTCAATCACAAAATACAAACTTCATCACTCATTGAGTTAATACCCAGTTACTTTGCCATGCAGAGAGTGCACTGTGCTTCAACGCATGCATCCATAAATGTATTGAAACACATGCAATTTATAAACTTCCATTTCAAGGGGAACTATTAGATCAGATCACCGTGCACAAGCTAAACGTATTCAACAGCATTAAGACTAATCTTCCAATATAGAGCTTAACATATGAGAATTACATTTAAGAAGTACTGATATCTCCTATGTGTCACAGTAATAATGCCTTTTATTCACCAtccatgttaaacacacacacaaacacacacacacacacacacacctgtgactCCAGCAGTCTGTGAGTCCTGTTCAGTGAGAATAGGGTAGCCTAGATATCCTAGGTGCTCCAGGCAACGGTGGATGTCAAGGTATGCAGAAAGCCTGTGAAGGTCATACGTGTGCAGACAATAAACTCCTGGACGTGCATTAAAGTGTAAACCCAGAGCTTACTTAACACATAATGTCAATAATTTACAAAGAAACTTACGTCCACTGACAGAGGTAGCCGTGATTTGAGATGTAGCCCTTATTTGTGGTTGGGACAGTCATGTAGACTTCAGGACCCCATGGCATGTAAGGACATACGCAAAACAGGTTTCTAAGCTCTTTCGGTGACAAGGCGGAGTCCTTATCCTAAGAGGGAAAGCAATGCACTTCTTCAAAACCAAAATGTCAGTAATGTAACTGCTCATCTGGCTCACAATCCATCGCAGTTCACTGTTTATTATGACAAATGTTGTGAGACCCTATAGATGATCACTGTGTGTAACTTTGATTAAATTCTTATCAATACCGTAGGAGTAGTGAATCCTGTGAAttgtggatgaatggatggatagactCAACATGGTATGAGCTACCATTTAACAGGGAGATCATGTTTACACTAATTTTACTGTGCAGCATGACACGAGACCCTTTCAAACACTCACTGCATTCTATTAATCGATCTGGCTTTATGTGTTAGCGGCACCCTGTTTATTTTTCATAACAAAGCTGAGACAgcagtcattaaaaaaatctatgtACCTCCTTTAACACAGAACTGAATTCATACTGTCACATTAACAGCACACATAAAATTACAAGCAGAGAGAACAAGAGCCAGTTTGTGCACTTTTTGTTGTCCGAGGCATATAAACATTCAGTTTACTAAACCTAAGTGTGTACGGACACTTTCCTTGACTACATACATCAAATCTTGTGCATAATAGACAAAATTGCACAAGTACTGAGGTACCTTCCAGCATCAAGGTCAAGGAAACTTTTTAAATAGAGCTCATGACTCAAACAACTGAACTTGCTACTTACTTCATCGTACTTGTCAAACAACTGCTGGATGAACTGGTAACCCTGATGATTGAGCTCTGTGGTGCAGCCAACAGGAACTCTGAGTCTGACAACAGAAGAACATttagatatttcaatatttctcTGACTAATgcagaaaaaccaaacaaagtcAAAACCACCTGGATGAACAGGATGACAGATTACTGTAACTGTACAGGAGCAATGACGTTTTCAGTGTAATTATATGCCCCACTGGTTTACTGTGGCCTTCAGCAATGTTATGTTTTTGGACTGAGACAGGATGCAGGCACTACACATACTCAGGGTAAAGGTAATCATCAGTCAGCTCAAGGTTGTCATCGTAGCCAAACTTTCTGAGGATAGTCCACGTGGTTTCATGTCGACCCCTCTGAATAAATAATGTATTAAGGAACAAGAAacctgaaaaaagaagaagaaaaagaaacgtGACACCATTAGTTGAATATGGCCCTCAAACAACCTGGTTTAAGGTTACACGCTGACATTCATAACtttgtatttaattattttttaaccatttaggGTCAGGCCATTGTCCTGGACTCCATCGCTGGTGTTCTTCCAAACTACAGTCTTTACATCTTCTAAGGCTTGTGGTGCCAGAGGATTCCCAAAACAGGATTTCTACATGAAGACATGTGTTTTTAGTAAACAAATCAGATGTTTGTCTGAAGTAAAAGCTGAGAAAACATTTGATTTGTTTAAAATGAGCACCTGAAAGCTGTTGAGTTCAGCATCACTGAGGATGCGATCGTTGTCCTGGTCGGAAATGTAGAATATTCGGGTGAGAGCTCGGACACACGACGGTTTTAGCTAGAGATAAACATTAGatataaaattaattaatttgaatGTATGCTTGTATACAAGTGAAGTGTTTCAGACAGGAAGAACCACACCTGGCATGCAgctccaaaataaataaataaataaataaaaaataatggcTGACCTGTTTGTCCTCAGGGTCATAAAGAGGAGCAGTGGGGTGTAGCACTGCCTTCTGTGCATAATAGAACAGCTCTGAAATGTTTTTTAGGTTCTTTGCAGAGCACTTggaaaaaagagacaaagtGCAAAGAATGGTTCAGATATCATTGTCACAGAAATCCCAAAGGCAGATAAGGTGTTcatgtgtaaatatttttatgaatCCAGGCGAGTCCAGGTAAAATAAGCAGGTGTGTACAGACAGGAGAGATtagatctgtgtgtgtgagttaagTTTCACCTCAACACATGTCTCAATCTCAGAGAACTGGTTCATGATGGGTAGAATGGTTTCCATGGAACTCCCACAGCGCAGATCAGATTTGTTTCCCACGAGGATGATGGGAACCCTGATGTAGCAAACGGAGACAGAAGAACTTTCAGCACAACACCGTCAGGATTTATTAAACACATACATCACAACCTAAGCTCCTGGTCACTTGTGGGATTCAAATACTAATACTCGTTCCACATTTTGAGAATTTCACTGATGCGCTAAGGTCCACTTTATAAAATGTCACAAGAAGCTCTAGTTCCCAGATTACAATGTTTGCCAACATCATATGCAAACAAACACTGTAAAAGAGTGCAAAGTTCAACAGATTAGAGGACACCTAGccgcagacacagacacacacacacagacacagacacacacacacacacacacacacacacacacacacacacacacacaaatacatacTTGTTTCCCTTCTCTGCATCTCCGTTGACTAAAGGTATCCATTTGGTTTTaatctgaaaaaagaaaaggcggCATGTAACACATGTGCGTGGGATCACTGTACAGTATGACACAATATAAGACAAACAGTAGTTTACTACCTTGTCTATTGTGTCCTCATTGGTGACATCATACACTACACACACCACATTAGCCTGTAAGGGGTGTAAAAAGAAAGTTGGATCTTAATCCTAAAAACTGAGAGCAGACTCAGTTTAAACGGTTTAAATGATTGCTACTTTACACTCAtttcaaagacaaacaaaacaaaaactagaacaataaaagaactttaagtACTGATTACATTTCGCAAGAGTGCATATATGTAACTGGAGTCAGAGAAAGGAAAAGGATCAGTCTGAAGTTTTATGGCCCCagctttcatatttttatttacaagtATGCAAAGGTGCACTCCAGCTGGAAATAATAACATTTATTATGTTCTCTTGCTGCTTGCTGCATTTACCTTGATGATCTCATCTCTAAGGACCTCGTCACTCTGCTCTTTTTCTGTTAAAGTTGAAGATAAACATTAATCTCAAACTCATGCCATTCAGACACATGTGCACAATTTGCAACTTcgacaaactgcacacacagtGTACAACAAGAACAAATCAATGGTGtaataatgatgtgctacctgAATAGTCCACTATGTGTGTGGGAACCTTCTCTGGAGTCACATCAGCAGGGATGGTTATCTCTTCAGCTCTGGGGGGAACCTGTTAGAAATTAAACATCATTAACTGAATTAATAATCACAAACTACTGTTGGATGCAGTCATAATAAGACTCTGGTCATAAAAAGACAGatatggtcagcaacaataagtaggctgt
Above is a genomic segment from Maylandia zebra isolate NMK-2024a linkage group LG8, Mzebra_GT3a, whole genome shotgun sequence containing:
- the rhot2 gene encoding mitochondrial Rho GTPase 2: MKQDVRILLLGEPKVGKTSLIMSLVGEEFPEQVPPRAEEITIPADVTPEKVPTHIVDYSEKEQSDEVLRDEIIKANVVCVVYDVTNEDTIDKIKTKWIPLVNGDAEKGNKVPIILVGNKSDLRCGSSMETILPIMNQFSEIETCVECSAKNLKNISELFYYAQKAVLHPTAPLYDPEDKQLKPSCVRALTRIFYISDQDNDRILSDAELNSFQKSCFGNPLAPQALEDVKTVVWKNTSDGVQDNGLTLNGFLFLNTLFIQRGRHETTWTILRKFGYDDNLELTDDYLYPELRVPVGCTTELNHQGYQFIQQLFDKYDEDKDSALSPKELRNLFCVCPYMPWGPEVYMTVPTTNKGYISNHGYLCQWTLSAYLDIHRCLEHLGYLGYPILTEQDSQTAGVTVTREKKVDLEKRQTQRSVFLCKVIGPRGTGKSAFLQAFLDRHTVNKGDSSSAFCPYVINTVQVSNQEKYLILNEVDVETEFLKKSDASCDVACLMYDISDPHSFNYCASIYKQHYMESNIPCVLVACKVDLPEVKQFHGMTPAEFCYKHRLPPPMPFSTLSLDSTSKNIYTRLAWAAMYPHLNGSDMSNTTFWLRVALGSAVVAVLGFAIYRAVARLK